The following are encoded together in the Thunnus maccoyii chromosome 18, fThuMac1.1, whole genome shotgun sequence genome:
- the LOC121884111 gene encoding uncharacterized protein LOC121884111, whose amino-acid sequence MLKEFSESLPEWKDAREKELQRIRDIKDRADEIDLSIGHVKQSENKGKAFVKYMKSKVTFVTAYSRRKELEKELAAVLKVTLRGLEKLNCFLDAVERLAVTSLHVFEEENWVLHLPQDISSDTVRDVITAAWLVCPLILAFKRDAKAFFLPKLQNVEELANQLDKYIQTTQKICDKLEESSFSAFCLRMNMETVVDLDVDLSEDDIQRMLCHINQLNEIRMDQHFRMVFLFKEESCRGFIMSRFLNDLEESAVQLDRMNKGAKISSVAGSSVGAIGGVLSIIGLALIPVTAEVSLALTMTGVGLGITSGVNSIVTTATEIGVKRTYKKKASEAFKSIMKDVKSLQNCLDEVTNRKASQIDVAVGVSKGLTKDGVFRKSIESFVDFAPAGKMLKSEDLIASAGKVVAHKRKVLHDMSRVASDVPDAGQAAVTGPLALTKSARAGLIGLNALFIGKDIFTIYKDSISLAKGSETEVSQLIRARAALWSSEMDSWKKIRDSLHQGLLTSEEKRAILETQFYPQR is encoded by the exons ATGCTAAAAGAATTCAGTGAGAGCCTCCCTGAATGGAAAGATGCAAGGGAGAAAGAGTTACAAAGGATCAGGGACATTAAAGACAGAGCTGATGAAATTGACCTGAGCATCGGCCATGTTAAACAGTCAGAGAACAAAGGCAAGGCTTTTGTGAAATATATGAAGAGCAAGGTGACCTTCGTGACTGCATACAGCAGGCGTAAAGAGTTGGAGAAGGAGCTTGCTGCTGTGTTGAAGGTCACTCTGAGAGGCCTGGAGAAGCTCAACTGCTTCCTGGATGCAGTGGAGAGGTTGGCGGTCACCTCGCTGCATGTGTTTGAGGAGGAGAACTGGGTGTTACATCTGCCCCAAGACATCAGCTCTGACACTGTTCGGGATGTCATCACTGCTGCTTGGCTGGTCTGCCCGCTCATCCTTGCCTTTAAAAGAGATGCGAAGGCCTTCTTCCTTCCCAAACTTCAGAATGTGGAAGAGCTGGCAAATCAGTTGGACAAATACATCCAGACCACCCAGAAGATCTGCGACAAGTTAGAGGAAAG CTCTTTCAGTGCGTTTTGCCTGAGGATGAATATGGAAACTGTGGTAGATCTTGATGTGGATTTGTCTGAAGATGACATACAAAGGATGCTTTGTCACATCAATCAGCTTAATGAAATCAG GATGGACCAACACTTCCGGATGGTGTTCTTGTTCAAGGAGGAATCATGTCGTGGCTTCATCATGTCGCGGTTTCTAAATGACCTGGAGGAGAGTGCTGTTCAGCTAGACAGGATGAATAAGGGGGCAAAGATCTCCAGTGTTGCAGGAAGCTCGGTTGGCGCGATTGGTGGTGTCCTTTCCATCATTGGTTTGGCTTTAATTCCTGTAACTGCTGAAGTGTCTCTTGCTCTGACAATGACTGGGGTGGGGCTGGGAATTACCAGCGGAGTTAACAGCATTGTCACCACAGCCACAGAGATTGGAGTCAAGCgcacatataaaaaaaaagccagtgaAGCCTTCAAGAGCATCATGAAGGATGTGAAGAGTCTCCAGAATTGTCTGGATGAGGTCACCAACAGGAAAGCAAGTCAGATAGATGTGGCTGTGGGAGTAAGCAAGGGTCTTACTAAAGATGGTGTTTTTAGAAAAAGCATAGAGTCATTTGTTGATTTTGCCCCTGCTGGTAAGATGTTGAAAAGTGAGGACCTGATTGCAAGTGCTGGTAAGGTGGTGGCCCACAAACGTAAAGTGTTACATGACATGTCCAGAGTGGCATCAGATGTCCCAGATGCCGGTCAGGCAGCAGTCACAGGGCCCCTTGCTCTCACCAAGTCAGCCAGGGCTGGTCTCATCGGGCTCAATGCTCTTTTCATTGGCAAGGACATCTTCACCATCTATAAAGACAGCATCAGTCTGGCCAAAGGCAGTGAGACTGAAGTCTCACAGCTCATCAGAGCCAGAGCTGCACTTTGGAGCTCAGAGATGGACTCATGGAAGAAGATCCGTGATTCTTTGCATCAGGGTCTGCTGACATCAGAGGAAAAACGAGCTATCCTGGAGACACAGTTTTATCCACAGAGGTAG
- the LOC121884112 gene encoding uncharacterized protein LOC121884112 yields the protein MAAPRGNLQRALCQYTKDTLSYIYTLKEFRERLPEWIDARKEEMKTVTDIKKRGEKHEELEKEFATVLKVTLGGLEKLDCFLDAVERLAVTSLHVFNEENQVLHLPQDISPDNVQVGIIAARLVCPLILDFKRDAKAFFLPKLQNVEVLEYQLDKYIQTTQKICDKLEESSFSEFCQRMNMETVVDLDVDLSEDDIQRMLCHINQLNEIRMDQDFRMVFLFKEESCRRFISDFDERKPRMLQFLNDMEETCVQLDRMNKGSKISSVAGSSVGAVGGVLTIIGLALIPVTAGASLALTMTGVGLGITSGVNSAVTTVTKIGVNRRYQKKANEAFQSFMEDVQSLQDCLEEVSRQTVTNMKASKKDMATGVGKVLLTVGGVGKGIKSVADDASVMKMLKSNKQIAGAGKVSDVPDAGQAAVKGSLALTKSARAGLIGLNALFIGMDIFTICKDSISLAKGSETEVSQLIRARAALWRSEMDSWKKIRDSLRQGLRTSEKKQAILERPFYPQK from the exons atggcTGCGCCAAG AGGGAACCTGCAGAGGGCCTTGTGCCAGTACACCAAAGATACCCTCAGTTATATTTACACGCTAAAAGAATTCAGAGAGAGGCTTCCTGAATGGATAGATGCAAGGAAGGAAGAGATGAAGACGGTGACAGATATCAAAAAGAGAGGTGAGAAGCATGAAGAGCTGGAGAAGGAGTTTGCTACTGTGTTGAAGGTCACTCTGGGAGGCCTGGAGAAGCTCGACTGCTTCCTGGATGCAGTGGAGAGGCTGGCGGTCACCTCACTGCATGTGTTTAATGAGGAAAACCAGGTGTTACATCTGCCCCAAGACATCAGCCCTGACAATGTTCAGGTTGGTATCATTGCTGCTCGGCTGGTCTGCCCACTCATCCTTGACTTTAAAAGAGATGCGAAGGCCTTCTTCCTTCCCAAACTTCAGAATGTGGAAGTGCTGGAATATCAGTTGGACAAATACATCCAGACCACCCAGAAGATCTGTGACAAGTTAGAGGAAAG CTCTTTCAGTGAGTTTTGCCAGAGGATGAATATGGAAACTGTGGTAGATCTTGATGTGGATTTGTCTGAAGATGACATACAAAGGATGCTTTGTCACATCAATCAGCTTAATGAAATCAG GATGGACCAAGACTTCCGGATGGTGTTCTTGTTCAAGGAGGAATCATGTCGTCGCTTCATCAGTGACTTTGATGAACGAAAGCCCAGAATGCTGCAGTTTCTAAATGACATGGAGGAGACTTGTGTTCAGCTAGACAGGATGAATAAGGGGTCAAAGATCTCCAGTGTGGCAGGAAGCTCGGTTGGGGCGGTTGGAGGTGTTCTTACCATCATTGGTTTGGCTTTAATTCCTGTAACAGCTGGAGCATCTCTCGCTCTGACAATGACTGGGGTGGGGCTGGGAATTACCAGCGGAGTCAACAGTGCTGTCACCACAGTCACAAAGATTGGAGTCAACCGCAGATATCAAAAGAAAGCCAATGAAGCCTTCCAGAGCTTCATGGAGGATGTGCAGAGTCTCCAGGATTGTCTGGAGGAGGTGTCCAGACAAACAGTCACCAACATGAAAGCAAGTAAGAAAGATATGGCTACGGGAGTAGGCAAGGTGCTTTTGACAGTTGGTGGTGTTGGAAAAGGTATTAAGTCAGTTGCTGATGATGCCTCTGTTATGAAGATGTTGAAAAGTAATAAGCAGATAGCAGGTGCTGGCAAAGTGTCGGATGTCCCAGATGCTGGTCAGGCAGCAGTCAAAGGGTCCCTTGCTCTCACCAAGTCAGCCAGGGCTGGTCTCATCGGGCTCAATGCTCTTTTCATTGGCATGGACATCTTCACCATCTGTAAAGACAGCATCAGTCTGGCCAAAGGCAGTGAGACCGAAGTCTCACAGCTCATCAGAGCCAGAGCTGCACTTTGGAGATCAGAGATGGACTCGTGGAAGAAGATCCGTGATTCTTTGCGTCAGGGTCTGCGGACgtcagagaaaaaacaagctaTCCTGGAGAGACCGTTTTATCCACAGAAGTAG
- the LOC121884109 gene encoding uncharacterized protein LOC121884109 codes for MSAEREELQEALCQYTTDTLICIDTVRGFCEKIPKWMLGRETELNMIMDIKDRADKIDLSIGHVKQSENKGKALLEYMKSKATQMTADSRRKELERELAAVLKDTLGGLEKLNCFLDAVERLAVTSLHVFNEENRVSHLPQEISPDTVQVVIIAARLVCPLLLQFKRDANAFFLPKLQNVEVLTYQLDKYIQTTQKICDKLEKSCFSEFSLEMATNTVVDLDVNMSEDDIQRMLCHINQLEEIRMDQHFRMVFLFEEESCHHFISEFDERQPRMLQFLNDLEESAVQLDRMNKGAKISSVAGSSVGAVGGVLSIIGLALIPVTAGVSLALTMTGVGLGITSGVNSAVTTATEIGVNRTYQKKASEAFKSFMEDVQSLQDCLDEVTNREASQIDVAVGVSKVLCKVGLVGKSIDSFVDAASAVKMLKSEELIVGAGKVVAQEGKALRNVPRVASDIPDIGQAAVKGPLALSKSARAGFIALNALFVGMDIFVICKDSISLAKGNETEVSQFIRARAALWSSEMDSWKKIHDSLCQGLLTSEKKQAILGTPFEPEMEIKKDKETEMEFPSGG; via the exons ATGTCTGCAGAAAG AGAGGAACTACAGGAGGCCTTGTGCCAGTACACCACAGATACCCTTATCTGCATTGACACAGTGAGAGGATTCTGTGAGAAGATCCCTAAATGGATGCTTGGGAGGGAGACAGAGTTAAACATGATTATGGACATTAAAGACAGAGCTGACAAAATCGACCTGAGCATTGGCCATGTTAAACAGTCAGAGAACAAAGGCAAGGCTTTGCTGGAATACATGAAGAGCAAGGCGACCCAGATGACTGCAGACAGCAGGCGTAAAGAGCTGGAGAGGGAGCTGGCTGCTGTGCTGAAGGACACTCTGGGAGGCCTGGAGAAGCTCAACTGCTTCCTGGATGCAGTGGAGAGGCTGGCGGTCACCTCGCTGCATGTGTTTAATGAGGAGAACCGGGTGTCGCATCTGCCCCAAGAGATCAGCCCTGACACTGTTCAGGTTGTCATCATTGCTGCACGGCTGGTCTGCCCACTCCTCCTCCAGTTTAAAAGAGATGCAAATGCCTTCTTCCTTCCCAAACTTCAGAATGTGGAAGTGCTCACATATCAGTTGGACAAATACATCCAGACCACCCAGAAGATCTGTGACAAGTTAGAGAAAAG CTGTTTCAGTGAGTTTTCCCTGGAGATGGCTACGAATACTGTGGTAGACCTCGATGTGAATATGTCTGAAGATGACATACAAAGGATGCTTTGTCACATTAATCAGCTTGAGGAAATCAG GATGGACCAGCACTTCCGGATGGTGTTCTTGTTCGAGGAGGAAtcatgtcatcacttcatcagtGAGTTTGATGAACGACAGCCCAGGATGCTGCAGTTTCTAAATGACCTGGAGGAGAGTGCTGTTCAGCTAGACAGGATGAATAAGGGGGCAAAGATCTCCAGCGTGGCAGGAAGCTCGGTTGGCGCGGTTGGAGGTGTTCTTTCCATCATTGGTTTGGCATTAATTCCTGTAACAGCCGGAGTGTCTCTCGCTCTGACAATGACTGGGGTGGGGCTGGGAATTACCAGTGGAGTTAACAGCGCTGTCACCACAGCCACAGAGATTGGAGTCAACCGCACATATCAAAAGAAAGCCAGTGAAGCCTTCAAGAGCTTCATGGAGGATGTGCAGAGTCTCCAGGATTGTCTGGACGAGGTCACCAACAGGGAAGCAAGTCAGATAGATGTGGCTGTGGGAGTAAGCAAGGTGCTTTGTAAAGTTGGTCTTGTTGGAAAAAGCATAGATTCATTTGTTGATGCTGCCTCTGCTGTTAAGATGTTGAAAAGTGAAGAGCTGATTGTAGGTGCTGGTAAGGTGGTGGCCCAGGAAGGTAAAGCATTACGTAACGTGCCCAGAGTGGCATCAGATATCCCAGATATTGGTCAGGCAGCAGTCAAAGGGCCCCTTGCTCTCTCCAAGTCAGCCAGGGCTGGTTTCATTGCGCTCAATGCTCTTTTCGTTGGCATGGACATCTTCGTCATCTGTAAAGACAGCATCAGTCTGGCCAAAGGCAACGAGACCGAAGTCTCACAGTTCATCAGAGCCAGAGCTGCACTTTGGAGCTCAGAGATGGACTCGTGGAAGAAAATCCACGATTCGCTGTGTCAGGGTCTGCTGACAtcggaaaaaaaacaagctattCTGGGGACGCCATTTGAGCCAGAGATGGAGATcaagaaagataaagaaacagaaatggaaTTTCCATCCGGTGgatga
- the LOC121883957 gene encoding uncharacterized protein LOC121883957 — protein sequence MDQHFRMVFLLEEESCRYFISEFDEQQPRMLQFLNDLEESAVQLDGMNKGAKISSVAGSSVGEVGGFKNTGGFSPIHHRQLPLVYIYVVLSYRKNLQRALCQYTKDTLSYINTLKEFSERLPEWINARKTELRTLTDIKDRKKHEKLEQELAAVLKDTLGGLEKLDCFLDAVERLAVTSLHVFNEENWVLHLPQEISPETVQVGIIAALLVCPLLLQFKRDAKAFFLPKLQNVEVLEYQLDEYIQTTQKICDKLEESSFSEFCLRMNMETVVDLDVDLSEDDIQRMLCHINQLNEIRMDQHFRMVFLFKEESCRHFISEFDERQPRMLQFLNDLEESAVQLDRMNKGAKISSVAGSSVGAVGGVLTIIGLALIPVTAGVSLALTMTGVGLGITSGVNSAVTTATEIGVNRTYQNKASEAFQSFMEDVQSLQDCLEEVINSQKDVAVGVSKVFCKVGLVGKSIESLVMKMSKSKKQIAGAGKVVAVEGKVLSDMSKVASHVPVVGQAAVKGSLALTKSARAGLIALNALFIGMDIFFICKDSISLAKGSETEVSQLIRARAALWSSEMDSWKKIRDSLHQGLLTSEEKRAILETPFYPEG from the exons ATGGACCAACACTTCCGGATGGTGTTCTTGTTGGAGGAGGAATCATGTCGTTACTTCATCAGTGAGTTTGATGAACAACAGCCCAGGATGCTGCAGTTTCTAAATGACCTGGAGGAGAGTGCTGTTCAGCTAGACGGGATGAATAAAGGGGCAAAGATCTCCAGTGTGGCAGGAAGCTCGGTCGGGGAGGTTGGAG GTTTCAAAAACACAGGAGGTTTTTCTCCCATCCACCATCG ACAACTACCATTAGTTTACATATACGTTGTTTTGTCTTACAGAAAGAACCTGCAGAGGGCCTTGTGCCAGTACACCAAAGACACCCTCAGTTATATTAACACGCTAAAAGAATTCAGTGAGAGGCTTCCTGAATGGATAAATGCAAGGAAGACAGAGTTGAGGACTTTAACAGAcatcaaagacagaaagaagcaTGAAAAACTGGAGCAGGAGCTTGCTGCTGTGCTGAAGGACACTCTGGGAGGTCTGGAGAAGCTCGACTGCTTCCTGGATGCAGTGGAGAGGTTGGCGGTCACCTCACTGCATGTGTTTAATGAGGAGAACTGGGTGTTACATCTACCCCAAGAGATCAGCCCTGAGACTGTTCAGGTTGGTATCATTGCTGCTCTGCTGGTCTGTCCACTCCTCCTCCAGTTTAAAAGAGATGCGAAGGCCTTCTTCCTTCCCAAACTTCAGAATGTGGAAGTGCTGGAATATCAGTTGGACGAATACATCCAGACCACCCAGAAGATCTGTGACAAGTTAGAGGAAAG CTCTTTCAGTGAGTTTTGCCTGAGGATGAATATGGAAACTGTGGTAGATCTTGATGTGGATTTGTCTGAAGATGACATACAAAGGATGCTTTGTCACATCAATCAGCTTAATGAAATCAG GATGGACCAGCACTTCCGGATGGTGTTCTTGTTCAAGGAGGAATCATGTCGTCACTTCATCAGTGAGTTTGATGAACGACAGCCCAGAATGCTGCAGTTTCTAAATGACCTGGAGGAGAGTGCTGTTCAGCTAGACAGGATGAATAAAGGGGCAAAGATCTCCAGTGTGGCAGGAAGCTCGGTGGGGGCGGTTGGAGGTGTCCTTACCATCATTGGTTTGGCATTAATTCCTGTAACAGCTGGAGTGTCTCTTGCTCTGACAATGACTGGGGTGGGGCTGGGAATTACCAGCGGAGTTAACAGCGCTGTCACCACAGCCACAGAGATTGGAGTCAACCGCACATATCAAAATAAAGCCAGTGAAGCCTTCCAGAGCTTCATGGAGGATGTGCAGAGTCTCCAGGATTGTCTGGAGGAGGTCATCAACAGTCAGAAAGATGTAGCTGTGGGAGTAAGCAAGGTGTTTTGTAAAGTTGGTCTTGTTGGAAAAAGCATAGAGTCACTTGTTATGAAGATGTCGAAAAGTAAAAAGCAGATAGCAGGTGCTGGCAAAGTAGTGGCCGTGGAAGGTAAAGTGTTAAGTGACATGTCCAAAGTGGCGTCACATGTCCCAGTTGTTGGTCAGGCAGCAGTCAAAGGGTCCCTTGCTCTCACCAAGTCAGCCAGGGCTGGTCTCATTGCACTCAATGCTCTTTTCATTGGCATGGACATCTTCTTCATCTGTAAAGACAGCATCAGTCTGGCCAAAGGCAGTGAGACTGAAGTCTCACAGCTCATCAGAGCCAGAGCTGCACTTTGGAGCTCAGAGATGGACTCGTGGAAGAAGATCCGTGATTCTTTGCATCAGGGTCTGCTGACATCAGAGGAAAAACGAGCTATCCTGGAGACACCGTTTTATCCAGAGGGGTAG